The following coding sequences are from one Kosakonia sp. H02 window:
- the mgtA gene encoding magnesium-translocating P-type ATPase, with translation MTRQLFARLNRHLPRRLVQRDPLPDVHATAHGDIPASLSERCLAIAAMEQDALWQTFNSHPEGLNAQEVALARETHGENRIPAQKPSPWWVHLWLCYRNPFNLLLTVLGAISYASEDLFAAGVIALMVAISTLLNFLQEARSTKAADALKAMVSNTATVLRVVNEKGENGWCDMPIDQLVPGDIVKLAAGDMIPADLRLMQARDLFVAQASLTGESLPVEKAACTRQAAQRNPLECDTLCFMGTNVVSGTAQALVIATGGNTWFGQLAGRVSEQESEPNAFQKGISRVSLLLIRFMLVMTPIVLLINGFTKGDWWEAALFSLSVAVGLTPEMLPMIVTSTLARGAVKLSKQKVIVKHLDAIQNFGAMDILCTDKTGTLTQDKIVLETHTDISGKVSDAVLHCAWLNSHYQTGLKNLLDTAVLESVEADMAQTLAATWRKVDEIPFDFERRRMSVVVAQAAGAHQLICKGALTEMLSVCSQVRFNGEIIPLDDTMLRRITRVTSTLNRQGLRVVAVASKYLPARSGDYQRVDESDLILEGYIAFLDPPKESTAPALKALKASGIIVKILTGDSEVVAAKVCHDVGLDIGDTLTGSELEHLSDDELAQRAKHITLFARLTPMHKERIVRLLKREGHVVGFMGDGINDAPALRAADIGISVDGAVDIAREAADIILLEKSLMVLEHGVIEGRRTFANMLKYIKITASSNFGNVFSVLVASAFLPFLPMLPLHLLIQNLVYDVSQVAIPFDNVDEEQVAKPQRWNPADLGRFMIFFGPISSIFDIVTFCVMWWVFNANVPEAQTLFQSGWFVVGLLSQTLIVHMIRTRRVPFIQSRAAWPLMAMTLMVMCVGIALPFSPLAGYLQLQALPPGYFPWLVAILASYMTLTQWVKGFYYRRYG, from the coding sequence AGCCACCCGGAAGGGCTTAATGCGCAGGAGGTTGCACTGGCACGCGAAACGCACGGCGAAAACCGCATCCCGGCGCAAAAGCCGTCTCCCTGGTGGGTGCATCTGTGGCTCTGTTACCGCAACCCATTTAACTTGCTGCTCACCGTGCTGGGCGCAATTTCTTATGCGTCGGAAGATCTGTTTGCCGCCGGGGTGATAGCGCTGATGGTGGCTATTTCCACGCTGCTGAATTTCCTGCAAGAAGCCCGCTCGACCAAAGCGGCAGACGCATTAAAAGCGATGGTCAGCAACACCGCCACCGTGCTGCGGGTGGTGAATGAGAAGGGTGAAAATGGCTGGTGCGATATGCCTATCGACCAACTGGTGCCGGGCGATATCGTCAAACTGGCCGCTGGCGATATGATCCCTGCCGATTTGCGCCTCATGCAGGCGCGGGATCTGTTTGTCGCCCAGGCGTCCCTCACCGGGGAATCTCTGCCGGTAGAAAAAGCCGCCTGCACCCGCCAGGCGGCACAGCGCAACCCGCTGGAGTGCGACACCCTCTGTTTTATGGGCACCAATGTGGTGAGCGGCACGGCGCAGGCGCTGGTGATTGCCACCGGCGGCAATACCTGGTTCGGGCAACTGGCCGGGCGCGTCAGCGAACAGGAAAGCGAGCCCAACGCCTTCCAGAAAGGCATCAGCCGCGTCAGCTTGTTGCTCATCCGCTTTATGCTGGTCATGACGCCGATCGTGCTGCTCATTAACGGCTTTACCAAAGGCGACTGGTGGGAAGCGGCGCTGTTTTCCCTCTCGGTTGCCGTGGGACTGACACCGGAAATGCTGCCGATGATTGTCACCTCAACACTGGCCCGTGGCGCGGTAAAACTGTCAAAACAGAAAGTCATCGTGAAACATCTGGATGCCATTCAGAACTTCGGCGCGATGGATATTCTCTGCACCGATAAAACCGGCACGCTGACGCAGGATAAAATTGTGCTGGAAACGCATACGGATATTAGCGGGAAGGTGAGCGACGCGGTGTTGCACTGCGCGTGGCTGAACAGCCATTACCAGACCGGGTTGAAAAACCTGCTTGATACCGCCGTGCTGGAGAGTGTCGAGGCCGACATGGCACAAACCCTTGCCGCGACATGGCGCAAAGTGGATGAAATCCCCTTTGATTTTGAGCGCCGCCGCATGTCGGTGGTGGTAGCGCAGGCAGCGGGCGCGCATCAGTTGATTTGCAAAGGCGCGCTGACGGAAATGCTCAGCGTCTGCTCGCAGGTGCGTTTCAATGGCGAGATTATTCCGCTGGATGACACCATGCTGCGGCGCATTACGCGCGTCACCAGCACGCTCAACCGCCAGGGGCTGCGGGTGGTGGCGGTCGCCAGCAAATATCTGCCTGCGCGCAGCGGCGATTATCAGCGTGTTGATGAATCGGATCTGATCCTCGAAGGCTACATCGCCTTTCTTGATCCGCCGAAAGAGAGCACCGCACCGGCGCTTAAAGCGCTAAAAGCCAGTGGTATAATCGTCAAAATCCTCACCGGCGATAGCGAAGTCGTGGCCGCGAAAGTATGCCATGACGTGGGGCTGGATATTGGAGATACGCTTACCGGCAGCGAGCTTGAGCACCTGAGCGACGATGAATTAGCGCAGAGGGCGAAACATATCACCCTGTTTGCCCGCCTGACGCCGATGCATAAAGAGCGCATTGTGCGCTTACTGAAACGCGAAGGACATGTGGTGGGTTTTATGGGCGACGGCATTAACGACGCCCCGGCGCTGCGCGCGGCGGATATTGGCATTTCCGTGGATGGCGCAGTGGATATCGCCCGTGAAGCGGCGGATATCATCCTGCTGGAAAAGAGCCTGATGGTGCTGGAGCACGGTGTTATCGAAGGGCGGCGTACGTTCGCCAATATGCTGAAATACATCAAAATTACCGCCAGTTCTAACTTCGGCAATGTGTTCAGTGTGCTGGTGGCGAGCGCGTTCTTACCGTTTCTGCCGATGTTGCCGCTGCATTTGCTGATCCAGAACCTGGTTTACGATGTCTCTCAGGTGGCGATCCCGTTTGATAACGTCGATGAGGAGCAGGTCGCCAAACCGCAGCGCTGGAACCCGGCGGATCTGGGGCGGTTTATGATCTTCTTTGGCCCGATCAGCTCCATTTTCGATATCGTGACGTTTTGCGTGATGTGGTGGGTGTTTAATGCCAATGTGCCGGAAGCGCAAACCCTGTTTCAGTCCGGCTGGTTTGTGGTGGGGCTGCTGTCGCAAACGCTGATTGTGCATATGATCCGCACCCGCCGGGTGCCGTTTATTCAAAGCCGTGCGGCCTGGCCGCTGATGGCGATGACGCTGATGGTGATGTGCGTTGGCATTGCGCTGCCGTTTTCACCGCTGGCGGGTTACTTGCAATTGCAGGCGTTGCCGCCCGGTTATTTCCCGTGGCTGGTGGCGATCCTGGCGAGTTATATGACGCTGACCCAATGGGTGAAAGGATTTTATTACCGCCGGTATGGTTGA